In Glycine soja cultivar W05 unplaced genomic scaffold, ASM419377v2 tig00017300_1_pilon, whole genome shotgun sequence, the genomic stretch GTAGCGGTAGTAGTAATTAGTGCACTACAATACTTTGGAACTTGATTTGTCTAGGAGAATTAGAGTCCTCACAGAAAatccttttcattttgttttaatttgtttcagtttgaatttcaatttttttactctatCTTGCCTATTCTTCTCTATTTTCTAACGTGCCTCCATTTTACTCATTTTTTAGAAACTGCACACACAACAGTTTCACAGGGGCATTAATTGAGAAGATATGGGTGACGGCAGAGTTGATACTGCAATTACTTCAAGCACGGGAACGTGTAAAATACTTTAATGATTAGGtgaattttacattattaatctaTTAATTAATCTATCAAGCCGAAaacctcatgaaaaaaattaacgaATTTAAGGCCCAACTATTATATGCACACCACAAACAGCACTAAAGTCCAATCACTTCTGAAACCATTTAGAAAAAACCCTTCGGTTACTTCCACAACTATTCACGTTGAGGCTCTTCATATCATCACTGCCTTTCACATTCAAGAAGCAACCATTCACTTACACCGTTTCCAACATAAACCTACCGCCACTTATGCCATCAAAAAGATAAATCAATTAACCAAGTGCACTCAACTATTAACCCATATTACCTGTTCCTCTGTAAACATCATCTTAACATCAAATCACCATACTTTTACTTCAAAAAAACCCAACATGAGTACCTCATCCTCCACCGCTTCAACCAGAGTAAGGAGCCACTCTTACAAAATTTATATCTTGCAATGCATTATTTTTTCGTTTAAACTTTTGACATTAGCAAATCTTTTGTTCATGCAGATCAGATATCCAATTGTGAGACCACCTGCAATCATGCAATTCAGAGTAGCTTTCCACAATAACCAGGTTAtagtttaaaatacaaaaaactttttttccttccctTGCATCTGCCGGTTATTGCTTAGATTCCATTTCCATGGTTTTTGATTGATGATGTCATTTCTCTTCATTCTGTTTTTTCCCTGTTTCATGCCTTGCCTGTTCTCTTTTTGCCTATTTCTACTGACTTCCATGCTTCCATTGCATTTGCATGCTTTTCAGTTCAccacattttaaatatatagcaTTTTGCTTTGACTGTGGATTTCGCATGGAAGTTTATATCATTTTCATTTAGTTCCtttaacttttttcattttctctttggacatattatttcttttcatgcattttcttgctttttatATTTAGACATTCATAAAGATACCCCCATTTTACCATGAACAATGGGCACCCAATTATCCACATGAAGTTCGGTTCAAATACAATGGAGCAACCTACCCAATACGGGTCCAACAACACCGAGgtagatattttttttgcagATGGACTCTCAGAGGTCAGGGCAGATTTAAAAATCTACGAGTCTATTATCATCAACTTCTTTGCCTGCGATGATAATACCATCTTTGATCTACATTTTACACCTCCCCTTAATCAACAGACATGCGGTAGACCAATACTTCATTCCCGTGTACATGCCTGGAGAACTGAAATTACCCAATGTATACTAGGTGCTCCCCAACCACTGGTAATATACAATCACATTAACTTGCATTATTATGAGAAtttcaataacattattaatCTCTATAAATGATCCGCAGGAAATCCAATCACATGCAAGGAAATATCTGAAACAATGTGagaatcacttgacaattttaagGAAGAATGCACCTCCTCTGCAATGGGACGTCGTTACACTTGACCGCGACATTAAAGATAAAAGTATCGTCCGGCCATGGTACAAGTTTCTCAGGGAAAACGATTTCCATCACGGAGACGAGGTATCATTCTATTACCGGCCACATGAAAG encodes the following:
- the LOC114404278 gene encoding uncharacterized protein LOC114404278 → MNNGHPIIHMKFGSNTMEQPTQYGSNNTEVDIFFADGLSEVRADLKIYESIIINFFACDDNTIFDLHFTPPLNQQTCGRPILHSRVHAWRTEITQCILGAPQPLEIQSHARKYLKQCENHLTILRKNAPPLQWDVVTLDRDIKDKSIVRPWYKFLRENDFHHGDEVSFYYRPHERIWEIVIRRERKWL